A single Methanomicrobiales archaeon DNA region contains:
- a CDS encoding response regulator, translated as MKNEGQLEMPKRILLVEDNPGDVRSIEEAFRESRMHYHLSTVGDGVEAMEFLERKGKYASVSAPDVILLDLNLPRKDGREVLHEIKTSARLKKIPVVVLTGSKDEMDYSQATQYPTTYYITKPADMRQLMEFVRWFLEFFDTRK; from the coding sequence ATGAAGAACGAAGGACAACTCGAGATGCCCAAGAGGATCCTTCTCGTCGAAGACAACCCCGGTGACGTGCGATCCATCGAGGAGGCGTTCCGCGAGTCGAGGATGCACTACCACCTCAGCACCGTCGGGGACGGGGTGGAGGCGATGGAGTTCCTGGAGAGGAAGGGGAAATACGCCTCCGTCTCCGCCCCGGATGTGATCCTCCTCGACCTCAACCTTCCCCGAAAGGACGGGCGGGAGGTGCTCCATGAGATCAAGACGAGCGCCCGCCTGAAGAAGATACCGGTGGTGGTGCTGACCGGATCCAAAGACGAGATGGATTACAGCCAGGCAACCCAGTATCCCACGACCTACTATATCACCAAACCCGCCGACATGCGCCAGCTGATGGAGTTCGTCCGCTGGTTCCTGGAGTTCTTCGATACAAGAAAATAG
- a CDS encoding DUF47 family protein — MHIPGNLRDIILPEEKVFFSLFEEMATTIVEAADILVALTTDLAPDQTSCRRLRVLEHNGDGITRQIFESLNRSLITPLEPEEIARLASALDDVLDRIDWVGHQICNYDIDEPNAPLKEFSLLIASSAREIQNGIQVLRIVRRPAELQTRSVEINRLWNQGSDLLSRATPELFKTRDPVRIIKLKDIYESMASVLEKCNDLGHVLFEISRSYA; from the coding sequence ATGCACATTCCCGGCAACCTGCGCGACATCATCCTTCCCGAGGAGAAGGTTTTCTTCTCGCTCTTCGAGGAGATGGCCACGACCATCGTGGAGGCGGCGGATATCCTCGTTGCTCTGACGACGGATCTCGCACCGGACCAGACGAGCTGCCGGCGGCTCCGGGTGCTGGAGCACAACGGTGACGGGATCACCCGCCAGATCTTCGAGAGCCTCAACCGCTCCCTCATCACGCCGCTCGAACCCGAAGAGATCGCGCGTCTGGCGTCGGCGCTCGACGACGTTCTGGACCGCATCGACTGGGTCGGGCATCAGATCTGCAACTACGATATCGATGAGCCGAATGCACCTCTAAAAGAATTCTCTCTCCTGATCGCATCGAGCGCCCGCGAGATCCAGAACGGCATTCAGGTCCTCAGGATCGTCAGGCGGCCCGCCGAACTCCAGACGCGCAGCGTTGAGATCAACCGCCTCTGGAACCAGGGCAGCGATCTCCTCTCCCGTGCCACCCCCGAGCTGTTCAAGACGCGGGACCCGGTCCGGATCATCAAGCTGAAAGACATCTACGAGAGCATGGCGTCGGTACTGGAGAAGTGCAACGACCTCGGGCACGTGCTCTTCGAGATATCCCGATCCTATGCCTGA
- a CDS encoding PAS domain S-box protein, which translates to MTFPPEEDRRGPPAPPADPRDGDPSRFLLDSLIDATLVLSPDGTILFSNPAGATLAGLESPAGLIGRNMREFLSDPADSGVPPLVRLRWGGVPVEYRIRTVRGEERWAEGLAGEIVYSGGTAILVTFRDITRRKHAERQSGLAQSTGLPDRTGPTRRIGAIEYIVTLSNRLLHLTAENAHGEIRDAVASLGAISGADRAYLQVGGERGDPHPCIHEWCASGIEPRRAVPEALASDRCPWWRERMRRGEVVRVPSAAALPPAAGAEREVLEGGGIRAILAAPLVSGGVVRGQVGLESVRHPRRWTEEEIVLIRVAAELFTHALERNRAEGALREREEQFRMLIERTSDIIVLLDTDGHLTYASPSVRRIGGYAPESLIGRHILEMTHPEDVPAVVDAFVKAVAQPLLQLNLEVRIADASGTWHLLEVTGASLLQGDEIQGFVVNARDITERKRIEQALRESEEKYRKLVELAADTILIHRDGTIVYVNPAGVQLLRASDPAEIVGREILSIVHPAYREIVRGNIGRDLEGAETPPQQLRILRLDGTSTWVEGRGTRTLADGRPAIQVFFRDISDRKQAEEALREYARNLKRSNEDLERFAYVSSHDLQEPLRTIVTFTQLLERRYKGQMGREADEYIDYIVDAGKQMQALINDLLEYSRISTRARPPGRVNAELVLREVLASLQIQIEVSQASVTCDPLPCVKGDPSQIRQVFSNLISNAIKFRREDEPPRIRVSAARQQGMAEFSVADNGIGIEPQYFDRIFVIFQRLHGRDRYPGTGIGLAICKRIVERHGGAIRVESEPGKGTTFFFTLPLADEQ; encoded by the coding sequence CCTCATCGACGCGACGCTCGTCCTCTCCCCCGACGGCACGATCCTCTTCTCGAACCCGGCCGGGGCCACCCTGGCGGGCCTGGAGAGTCCCGCCGGGCTGATCGGGCGGAACATGCGGGAGTTTCTCTCCGATCCGGCGGACTCCGGCGTTCCTCCCCTGGTACGGCTGCGGTGGGGCGGCGTCCCGGTCGAATACCGCATCCGCACCGTCCGTGGCGAGGAGCGGTGGGCCGAGGGGCTGGCGGGAGAGATCGTCTACAGCGGCGGCACCGCCATCCTGGTCACGTTCCGCGATATCACGCGGCGGAAACATGCCGAACGGCAGAGCGGGCTGGCGCAGTCGACGGGGCTCCCCGATCGGACGGGGCCGACCCGCAGGATCGGCGCGATCGAGTACATCGTGACGCTCTCGAACCGCCTCCTCCACCTGACGGCGGAGAACGCACACGGTGAGATCCGGGATGCCGTCGCCTCCCTGGGCGCCATCAGCGGGGCGGACCGCGCCTACCTGCAGGTCGGGGGCGAGAGGGGCGATCCGCACCCCTGCATCCACGAGTGGTGCGCTTCGGGGATCGAGCCCCGCAGGGCCGTCCCGGAGGCGCTGGCCTCCGACCGCTGCCCCTGGTGGAGGGAGCGGATGCGGAGGGGGGAGGTGGTCCGGGTTCCGAGCGCCGCCGCGCTGCCGCCGGCGGCCGGGGCGGAGAGGGAAGTCCTTGAGGGCGGCGGGATCCGGGCCATCCTGGCGGCGCCCCTCGTCTCCGGCGGCGTGGTGCGGGGGCAGGTCGGGCTCGAGTCCGTGCGGCACCCCCGCCGCTGGACGGAAGAGGAGATCGTTCTCATCCGCGTCGCCGCCGAGCTCTTCACCCACGCCCTGGAGCGCAACCGTGCGGAGGGGGCACTGCGGGAGAGGGAGGAGCAGTTCCGCATGCTCATCGAGCGCACCTCCGACATCATCGTCCTCCTCGACACGGACGGGCATCTCACCTACGCCAGCCCCTCGGTGCGGCGCATCGGGGGCTACGCGCCCGAGAGCCTGATCGGGCGGCACATCCTGGAGATGACGCATCCCGAGGACGTGCCGGCCGTCGTTGATGCGTTCGTGAAGGCGGTGGCGCAGCCGTTGCTGCAGCTGAACCTCGAGGTGCGGATCGCCGACGCCTCCGGCACCTGGCACCTCCTGGAGGTCACGGGGGCGAGCCTCCTGCAGGGGGACGAGATCCAGGGATTCGTGGTGAATGCCCGCGACATCACCGAGCGGAAACGGATCGAGCAGGCGCTGCGGGAGAGCGAGGAGAAGTACCGCAAACTGGTGGAGCTCGCCGCGGATACCATCCTGATCCACCGCGATGGCACGATCGTGTACGTCAACCCCGCGGGGGTGCAGCTGCTGCGGGCGTCGGATCCTGCCGAAATCGTCGGACGGGAGATCCTGAGCATCGTCCATCCGGCGTACAGGGAGATCGTCCGGGGGAATATCGGGCGGGACCTGGAAGGCGCGGAGACGCCGCCGCAGCAGCTCCGCATCCTCCGCCTGGACGGGACGTCCACCTGGGTCGAGGGGCGCGGCACCCGCACGCTCGCGGACGGACGACCGGCGATCCAGGTCTTCTTCCGCGATATCTCGGATCGCAAGCAGGCCGAGGAGGCCCTGCGGGAGTACGCCCGGAACCTGAAGCGGTCCAACGAGGACCTGGAGCGGTTCGCCTACGTCTCCAGCCACGACCTGCAGGAGCCGCTCCGCACCATCGTGACCTTCACCCAGCTGCTGGAGCGGCGGTACAAGGGGCAGATGGGGAGGGAGGCGGACGAGTACATCGACTACATCGTGGATGCGGGCAAACAGATGCAGGCGCTGATCAACGACCTGCTGGAATACTCCCGCATCTCGACACGGGCGCGTCCACCCGGGAGGGTGAACGCGGAGCTGGTGCTCAGGGAGGTGCTCGCCAGCCTCCAGATTCAGATCGAGGTGTCCCAAGCCTCCGTCACCTGCGATCCCCTCCCCTGCGTGAAGGGGGATCCGTCCCAGATCCGCCAGGTCTTCTCGAACCTGATCAGCAACGCGATCAAGTTCCGGCGGGAGGACGAACCCCCGCGGATCCGGGTATCGGCAGCGAGGCAGCAGGGGATGGCGGAGTTCTCCGTCGCCGACAACGGGATCGGGATCGAGCCGCAGTACTTCGACCGCATCTTCGTCATCTTCCAGCGGCTCCACGGGCGGGATCGGTATCCCGGCACCGGGATCGGGCTCGCCATCTGCAAGCGGATCGTGGAGCGGCACGGGGGCGCCATCCGGGTCGAGTCCGAGCCCGGGAAGGGGACCACCTTCTTCTTCACGCTGCCGCTCGCGGACGAACAGTGA
- a CDS encoding aminotransferase class III-fold pyridoxal phosphate-dependent enzyme, with protein MGTASATGQPKHRDRYQPRMPNFRFIPYDDPAALAEALDGDVAAVIVEPIQGEGGVNVPSEGCLEEMSVLCHENGSLLIVDEIQTGFCRTGPLFAISGHDVEPDFLTMGKGIAGGFPFAAFALTEGVAARLGRGDHGGTYCGNPLGCAVAHAVLNELLEKDIPRNVEAMGSVILDRMRRWHAEDPDRIRGVRGRGLLAAMELADPGAAERLLQECLHRGLIVNLIQDRIVRLSPALNITRREVEEGLAILEGALEAIESA; from the coding sequence ATCGGCACCGCGTCCGCGACCGGCCAGCCGAAGCACCGCGACAGGTACCAGCCGCGGATGCCGAACTTCCGCTTCATCCCCTACGACGATCCGGCCGCTCTGGCGGAGGCGCTCGACGGGGACGTCGCGGCGGTGATCGTCGAGCCCATCCAGGGGGAGGGCGGGGTGAACGTCCCCTCGGAAGGCTGCCTGGAGGAGATGTCGGTGCTCTGCCACGAGAACGGGAGCCTGCTGATCGTGGACGAGATCCAGACGGGGTTCTGCCGCACGGGCCCCCTCTTTGCCATCAGCGGGCACGACGTGGAGCCGGACTTCCTGACCATGGGCAAGGGGATCGCCGGCGGGTTCCCCTTCGCGGCCTTTGCCCTCACCGAGGGGGTGGCCGCCCGGCTCGGGAGGGGCGACCACGGAGGCACCTACTGCGGCAACCCGCTGGGCTGCGCCGTCGCCCATGCGGTCCTGAACGAACTCCTGGAGAAGGATATCCCCCGGAACGTGGAGGCGATGGGATCGGTCATCCTCGATCGCATGCGCCGCTGGCATGCTGAGGATCCCGACAGGATCCGGGGCGTCCGGGGGCGGGGGCTGCTCGCCGCGATGGAACTCGCCGATCCCGGGGCGGCCGAGCGGCTCCTGCAGGAATGCCTGCACCGCGGGCTGATCGTCAACCTGATCCAGGACCGCATCGTGCGGCTCTCCCCCGCCCTGAACATCACCCGCCGCGAGGTGGAGGAGGGGCTCGCCATCCTGGAGGGCGCGCTGGAAGCGATCGAAAGCGCCTAG
- a CDS encoding tetratricopeptide repeat protein: MVLKQPWTLLKCLPAVFVWPWPIPRSETPDEISLWNERGRALASRGDYGSAILAFNKALEISPQHCATWNNKGVVFGLRKEYDRAVETFDTALRYGCDNDPALWCNRGLALFNLKRYEEAMESYDRALQIRPDFAVAWQNKGDLLMAQKRCHEAQKAYAEALRLEPDYPSARAGLLNAERCIEAER; this comes from the coding sequence ATGGTGCTCAAGCAACCCTGGACCCTGCTGAAATGCCTGCCGGCGGTATTTGTCTGGCCCTGGCCCATCCCCCGATCCGAAACCCCCGACGAGATCTCGCTCTGGAACGAGCGGGGCAGGGCGCTTGCCTCACGCGGGGACTATGGAAGCGCCATTCTGGCCTTCAACAAGGCGCTCGAGATCAGCCCGCAGCACTGCGCGACGTGGAACAACAAAGGAGTCGTATTCGGTCTCCGGAAAGAGTACGACCGCGCCGTCGAGACGTTCGATACCGCGCTGCGCTACGGCTGCGACAACGATCCGGCCCTGTGGTGCAACCGGGGCCTGGCGCTCTTCAACCTGAAGCGCTACGAGGAGGCGATGGAGTCCTACGATCGGGCGCTGCAGATCCGCCCCGACTTCGCCGTCGCCTGGCAGAACAAAGGCGATCTCCTCATGGCGCAGAAGCGGTGCCATGAGGCGCAGAAGGCATACGCCGAGGCACTGCGGCTCGAACCCGATTACCCCTCCGCGCGAGCCGGGTTGCTGAACGCAGAGCGGTGCATCGAGGCGGAACGGTGA
- a CDS encoding inorganic phosphate transporter → MDALVLAGIVLALLFTFANGLVNAGTAIATPVATRSLSPERAVVLAAAANFVGPFVLATAVARTIGTGIVNPDSLTPLILTTALATALALLLLSASLGFPVSANQSLIGGLIGAAIASGGLTALILPDPAALQTLTGYALLGAFAGGMLLGAVALSLKMPVRIPVLAGMAFGISIAITALLLRDRGEITGLLAIVVFILISPVLGFLAACLFNILISHLFRHSSRTKTRRIFQPLQILAAAFQGVGHGSHDGQIAAGMISALLLSAGFVPAFTVSTGAIAASAAVIALGTLFGGWRVVKRLAMEITRIRPYQGFAASAAGGAVIVGATLIGMPLSSMQVISGSIIGVGATRGVDAVQWSVVRGIVAAWIVTIPLAALISWLLCMLVLGIPA, encoded by the coding sequence ATGGACGCCCTCGTTCTCGCTGGCATCGTCCTCGCCCTCCTCTTCACGTTCGCCAACGGACTCGTCAATGCCGGAACCGCCATCGCCACCCCTGTCGCCACACGCAGTCTCTCTCCCGAGAGGGCGGTGGTGCTCGCCGCCGCCGCCAATTTCGTCGGGCCCTTCGTCCTCGCAACCGCGGTGGCCCGCACCATCGGGACCGGCATCGTGAACCCCGACAGCCTGACCCCGCTGATCCTGACGACCGCTCTCGCGACCGCGCTCGCTCTTCTCCTCCTCTCCGCATCCCTGGGATTCCCCGTCTCGGCCAACCAGTCCCTGATTGGCGGACTGATCGGGGCCGCGATCGCCTCCGGAGGACTGACGGCCCTGATCCTCCCCGATCCCGCAGCCCTGCAGACCCTGACGGGTTACGCCCTGCTGGGGGCCTTCGCCGGCGGCATGCTCCTCGGGGCGGTCGCCCTCTCCCTGAAAATGCCGGTCCGGATTCCCGTCCTTGCCGGAATGGCGTTTGGCATCTCTATCGCCATCACCGCGCTGCTTCTCCGGGACAGGGGCGAGATCACAGGGCTCCTGGCCATTGTCGTCTTCATCCTGATCTCCCCTGTCCTGGGATTCCTGGCGGCCTGCCTCTTCAATATCCTCATCTCCCATCTCTTCCGCCATTCCTCCAGAACGAAGACGCGGAGAATCTTCCAGCCGCTTCAGATCCTGGCCGCAGCCTTTCAGGGGGTCGGGCACGGCTCCCATGACGGCCAGATCGCGGCGGGCATGATCTCGGCGCTCCTCCTCTCGGCAGGCTTCGTCCCCGCATTCACCGTATCGACCGGCGCGATCGCCGCGTCGGCGGCGGTGATCGCACTCGGGACGCTTTTCGGAGGCTGGCGGGTGGTGAAGAGGCTGGCGATGGAGATCACCCGTATCCGACCATACCAGGGATTCGCCGCCTCGGCCGCCGGCGGGGCGGTGATCGTGGGAGCGACGCTGATCGGGATGCCGCTCTCCTCGATGCAGGTGATCAGCGGTTCGATCATCGGCGTCGGGGCGACACGGGGCGTGGATGCCGTTCAGTGGAGCGTGGTCCGCGGGATCGTTGCTGCCTGGATCGTCACAATTCCCCTCGCCGCTCTCATCTCCTGGCTCCTCTGCATGCTGGTGCTGGGGATCCCCGCCTGA
- a CDS encoding PrsW family intramembrane metalloprotease, translating into MPSDGILLVLGAVIAVGFAYILLCWVRGMEIYRRETCPDVMKAFLYGGIVAVLGALVLSSILLFPLQGFGDAMPFDMTVVGVVGAVVVAPISEELVKATGILAMRSRLTEVENGIVYGAAVGLGFAATENILYFSAAIAAAGALGLVVTAIVRSLTSTFLHLGATGLAGYGIGLYYGAGGRARTWGVYLLGAMAVHAAFNLFASAQAFAATLEGQLIIALLGLLAALVLTWSIFGWLRRKIHTLDRASAPPALQGS; encoded by the coding sequence ATGCCCTCCGACGGGATCCTCCTTGTTCTCGGCGCCGTCATCGCGGTGGGATTCGCCTACATCCTCCTCTGCTGGGTGCGGGGCATGGAGATCTACCGCCGGGAGACCTGCCCCGACGTGATGAAGGCTTTTCTATACGGGGGGATCGTCGCCGTCCTGGGCGCCCTCGTCCTCTCCAGCATCCTGCTCTTTCCCCTGCAGGGGTTCGGGGATGCGATGCCCTTCGACATGACTGTCGTCGGGGTCGTCGGGGCGGTCGTCGTGGCGCCGATCTCGGAGGAGCTCGTCAAGGCGACGGGCATCCTGGCGATGCGGTCCCGCCTCACGGAGGTGGAGAACGGGATCGTCTACGGCGCCGCCGTGGGTCTCGGGTTCGCCGCGACGGAGAACATCCTCTACTTCTCCGCCGCCATCGCCGCCGCCGGGGCGCTGGGGCTCGTCGTGACGGCGATCGTGCGGTCCCTCACCTCCACGTTCCTCCACCTGGGGGCGACGGGGCTCGCGGGCTACGGCATCGGGCTCTACTACGGGGCGGGAGGAAGGGCACGGACCTGGGGCGTCTACCTCCTGGGCGCCATGGCGGTGCATGCGGCTTTCAACCTCTTCGCCAGCGCCCAGGCCTTCGCCGCGACGCTCGAGGGGCAGCTGATCATCGCCCTGCTGGGTCTCCTCGCCGCTCTCGTCCTGACCTGGTCGATCTTCGGCTGGCTGCGGCGGAAGATCCACACGCTGGACCGGGCATCGGCGCCGCCCGCCCTCCAGGGGAGCTGA